The following nucleotide sequence is from Roseivirga sp. BDSF3-8.
ATGATGATCGCAGGGCTCGGTCTTATATTCTCAATTGTAGGTACCTGGTTCGTTCGTGTTAAAGATGAGAACGGAAATGTACAAAAGGCACTGAACCTTGGTAACTGGTCGTCAATCATATTAACAGCCATTGCCTCATACTTCCTGGTTACTTATATGCTTCCTGACAGCATGGCCATTCGTGGCTTTTCTTTCACTCCTCTAGATGTCTTCGTGGCCATTATTATTGGTCTGGTAGTAGGTGCACTCATGAGTATAATTACTGAGTACTACACTGCTATGGGTCGTCGTCCCGTGAACTCCATTGTAACCCAGTCTTCTACCGGTCATGCAACTAACATCATTGGTGGCCTATCAGTTGGTATGGAATCTACAGTAATGCCGATCCTCGTACTGGCAGCCGGCATTGTTGGCTCATATTCTTTTGCCGGTCTATACGGCGTGGCTATTGCCGCTGCAGGTATGATGGCAACTACAGCTATGCAGCTTGCTATTGATGCTTTCGGTCCTATTGCTGATAATGCCGGTGGTATAGCCGAAATGAGTGGTCTTCCTGAGGAAGTACGTAAGCGGACAGATAACCTTGACGCAGTAGGTAACACTACCGCTGCTGCTGGTAAAGGATTTGCCATTGCCTCTGCTGCACTTACTGCCCTGGCACTTTTTGCAGCCTTTGTAGGTGTGGCTGGCATTAACTCTATCGACCTTTACAAAGCCCCTGTGCTTGCCGCCCTGTTTATTGGCGCCATGATACCTTTCATTTTCTCCTCGTTGGCTATCGCCGCAGTAGGCCGTGCAGCCATGGATATGGTGAAAGAAGTTCGCCGCCAATTCCGTGAAATACCAGGCATTATGGAATACAAAGCCAAGCCTGAATACGAAAAGTGCGTGGAGATTTCTACTCAGGCCTCAATTCGTGAAATGATCCTGCCTGGTGCTATCGCTCTCGTAGCCCCTCTTATCGTCGGGTTTGGACTGAAAGGCGTTTTTGCTGAAGCTTCGTCTGCAGAAATCCTTGGCGGTATGCTGGCGGGGATTACCGTATCCGGCGTACTTATGGGAATGTTCCAGAACAACGCAGGTGGTGCATGGGATAACGCTAAGAAGTCATTCGAGAAAGGCGCCATGATTAACGGCAAAATCGAATACAAAGGGTCTGAGGCACATAAAGCATCTGTGACCGGCGATACGGTAGGTGACCCTT
It contains:
- a CDS encoding sodium-translocating pyrophosphatase → MDSIIYVIPFLGIIGLIVMAVKSAWISKQDAGDKNMMELAGHIAEGAMAFLKAEWKVLAIFAVIAGALLAWSGTTVENSSPVVAISFVIGAVFSALAGYIGMNVATKANVRTTQAARTSLAQALKVSFTGGSVMGLGVAGLAVFGLGSLFIVFYTIYVVNTGADVNGLAMEKALEVLAGFSLGAESIALFARVGGGIYTKAADVGADLVGKVEAGIPEDDPRNPATIADNVGDNVGDVAGMGADLFGSYVATILATMVLGREIRSVDNFGGIAPVLLPMMIAGLGLIFSIVGTWFVRVKDENGNVQKALNLGNWSSIILTAIASYFLVTYMLPDSMAIRGFSFTPLDVFVAIIIGLVVGALMSIITEYYTAMGRRPVNSIVTQSSTGHATNIIGGLSVGMESTVMPILVLAAGIVGSYSFAGLYGVAIAAAGMMATTAMQLAIDAFGPIADNAGGIAEMSGLPEEVRKRTDNLDAVGNTTAAAGKGFAIASAALTALALFAAFVGVAGINSIDLYKAPVLAALFIGAMIPFIFSSLAIAAVGRAAMDMVKEVRRQFREIPGIMEYKAKPEYEKCVEISTQASIREMILPGAIALVAPLIVGFGLKGVFAEASSAEILGGMLAGITVSGVLMGMFQNNAGGAWDNAKKSFEKGAMINGKIEYKGSEAHKASVTGDTVGDPFKDTSGPSMNILIKLTSIVALIIAPHIAVDTDHSESAAIQEEVKEISVQAEESPVTETETIEVVEVIEKAN